The following are encoded in a window of Dictyostelium discoideum AX4 chromosome 6 chromosome, whole genome shotgun sequence genomic DNA:
- a CDS encoding hypothetical protein (P0701D05.6 protein), with the protein MKSNSNKREFSSDDDNSNVESDSSKKTRISPPSTPQPQTTTSLIPPPVFKGFSTGRGAAVVISEEKLRLAKKKLSSIGDEDIKDLLPSESGAVDNSNDFLTMTNSNSNNNSNSNNNDTINTTATITPTTTSSSPLLQTTTTSSSLSSSSPPPPLPQTTTSSIPPTFKGFSTGRGVAVVISEEKLKLAQKKLSSIADEDIKDLLPSEGGVVDNNDFLAMNSSSNNSNGSNNNNNNNNNNNNNNNNNNNNNNNNNNNNNNTTTTTASSSSSSSSSSSSSSSSSSSSSSSSSSSSSSSSSSSSSSSSSSSSSSPSLQTTTSSSPPQLLQTTTSSIPTTFKGFSTGRGVAVVISEEKLKLAQKKLSSIADEDIKDLLPSEGGAVDNNDFLTMNNSNSNNSNSSHTNTTTTTTTTTTNTTNTTTASTSNDNSTSRSDDSSAPSSPQPQQNIRAPSPPSSFSSSSSTSSIAPPTTPNRSPVPTSTNLNSSTATVPQLTTPTKSKYPLQSPVKKTFVYNPNTTPTKKSFIPPTKSLSPPQQQQTSTVPPQTNIAPTTTSTFSYPTTPKTAPKILSKPQISTPKKSSFKPPIKSNNTPTTPTTTTTSTTISPASPNGNSKGISPPKSKLNISPSKSTTPINNNNNTNNNNNNNIQKKPIDNRRKLKDLGRPFLVSCEGLVKNDVLEITSRNASEYRFENNGEVKDIGKSKTIGVADLYIYLTKINQSNAALVSQEWVSNHYGWIVWKLASMERSFPLEFGGKYLKLQRVVNQLKQRIEIEINQAKRPILKKIYERDQPSELPMVLCISSILDDGYGGGINNNNNPNNPNNNNNNNNCTVENDDGIISMDDIDITMNDDLETASTSTTISSTNNANNNNNNNNNNNNNNNNNNNNNNNNNNNNNNNNKTNYIQHPIATIELTDGWYPIKGALDPFLTQCLKQGKLFVGQKLYIQNAGIVGQENGISPLEDGFEQVHLKLFTNSTRRVSWYENLGARKSMFPISLKSIIPGGGTVACLKVEVTHIYKLSFKETIMGEDGSLKTVITRCENEEQQYKQQYESKAEIAREKLLESTSKQLEKKQKEDILMSSLQEQQQQKLKGKLLPNQQNRVRKIPQSALDQKINHKTISNLSEISDGDSLYAYFLRVIDQEGFVDCLSDEQKSLLFSNRDKQYQSLQQQILDQVDDEMNSNPNFKTRNVKPILSIKIRDLLIKNDIDQLNNNNPNNINNNNNNNNNPNNDYNNILDDDFNNNCNNETILSIESPSYDLMDTLKESMKLTLHMVNPKKMFYSPFRPTGLSPLQSSHRFNVVPIIDNNIGGGGSGNSQKNLNTNGLHKKGIQRLDQFLINGNSIGSECDLVVFILYVGDIKVEETLIKDRKRIDSSRFIYFTDRSGFIGRINITKTTWTTGITNENGGGGSGSSLINQNNQIYFPFKTGFTLSDSQSNNDNLSSHNLLNPFMVNNNNNNLPIIHLSNLIFKGVDSNQILLFDGSEFFEHSVKPKSKNIVDLFDDLKQFIKSSPGLLNLFCFRVNSILNQLSTPSQINNIKYNSYSTNSNSNNKIIEKNSLVNSTSNQVNKNNNNNNNNNINNNNNNNIINSNNNEPDEMPSSQDFNFDFDPVFLENSGILFFIIF; encoded by the exons TACCACCAACATTCAAAGGATTTAGTACAGGTAGGGGTGTGGCTGTTGTAATCTCTGAAGAGAAGCTAAAGCTTGCACAGAAAAAGCTTTCATCCATTGCTGACGAGgatattaaagatttattacCATCTGAaggtggtgttgttgataataatgactTTTTAGCAATGAATAgcagtagtaataatagtaatggtagtaacaataacaataacaataacaataacaataacaataacaataacaataacaataacaataacaataacaataacaataacaataacaataccaccaccaccacagcatcatcatcatcatcatcatcatcatcatcatcatcatcatcatcatcatcatcatcatcatcatcatcatcatcatcatcatcatcatcatcatcatcatcatcatcatcatcatcatcatcatcatcatcatcatcaccatcactaCAAACAACTACATCATCATCGCCACCACAACTACTACAAACAACCACTTCCTCAATACCAACAACATTTAAAGGGTTTAGTACAGGCAGAGGTGTAGCTGTTGTAATCTCTGAAGAGAAACTAAAACTTGCACAGAAAAAGCTTTCATCCATTGCTGACGAGgatattaaagatttattacCATCTGAAGGTGGTGctgttgataataatgattttttaacaatgaacaatagtaatagtaacaatagcAACAGCAGCCATACCAatactactacaactacaaccacaaccactacAAATACTACAAATACTACAACCGCTTCAACTTCTAATGATAATTCAACATCGAGATCTGATGATTCGTCAGCACCCTCGTCACCTCAACCTCAACAAAATATAAGGGCACCATccccaccatcatcattttcatcatcatcgtcaacATCATCTATtgcaccaccaacaacaccaaataGATCACCAgtaccaacatcaacaaatttaaattcatcaacaGCAACAGTACCACAActaacaacaccaacaaagTCTAAATACCCTCTTCAATCACCAGTAAAGAAAACATTTGTATATAATCCAAACACAACACCAACTAAAAAATCATTCATTCCACCAACAAAATCATTGTCTCCACCTCAACAGCAACAAACGAGTACTGTACCACCACAAACTAATATTGCACCAACTACAACATCTACTTTTTCATACCCAACCACACCAAAAACAGCACCAAAAATATTAAGTAAACCACAAATTtcaacaccaaaaaaaaGTTCATTCAAACCTCcaataaaaagtaataacacaccaacaacaccaacaacaacaacgacaTCAACGACAATATCACCAGCTAGTCCAAATGGAAATTCAAAAGGAATATCACctccaaaatcaaaattaaatatctcACCTTCAAAAAGTACaacaccaattaataataataataatactaataataataataacaataatatacaaaagaaaccaattgataatagaagaaaattaaaagatttaggTAGACCATTTTTAGTATCATGCGAAGGATTGGTAAAGAATGATGTTCTAGAAATTACAAGTAGAAATGCATCAGAATATAGATTTGAGAATAATGGTGAAGTTAAGGATATTGGTAAATCCAAAACCATTGGTGTTGCAGATCTTTATATTTATCTAAcgaaaatcaatcaatccaATGCTGCATTGGTATCACAAGAATGGGTTAGTAATCATTATGGTTGGATCGTTTGGAAACTTGCATCAATGGAAAGATCATTTCCATTGGAATTTGGTGgtaaatatctaaaattacAACGTGttgtaaatcaattgaaacaaagaattgaaattgaaattaatcaaGCAAAAAGACCAATcttaaagaaaatttatGAAAGAGATCAACCTTCTGAATTACCAATGGTATTATGtatttcttcaattttaGATGATGGTTATGGTGGtggtataaataataataataatccaaataatccaaataataataataataataataattgtactgttgaaaatgatgatggtatTATATCAATGGATGATATAGATATTACAATGAATGATGATTTAGAAACAGCTTCAACTTCCACAACCATCTCATCAACTAATAAcgctaataataataataataataataataataataataataataataataataataataataataataataataataataataataataataataataataaaacaaattatattCAACATCCAATTGCAACAATTGAATTAACTGATGGATGGTATCCAATTAAAGGAGCATTAGATCCATTTTTAACACAATGTTTAAAACAaggtaaattatttgttggaCAAAAACTATATATTCAAAATGCAGGAATAGTTGGACAAGAGAATGGTATATCACCATTGGAAGATGGGTTTGAACAAgttcatttgaaattatttacaaatagtACACGTAGAGTTAGTTGGTATGAAAATTTGGGTGCTAGGAAATCAATGTTTCCAATCTccttaaaatcaattataccTGGTGGTGGTACAGTTGCATGTCTAAAAGTAGAGGTAACTCATATCtataaattatcattcaAGGAAACTATAATGGGCGAAGATGGTTCACTAAAAACTGTAATTACACGTTGTGAAAATGAAGAACAACAATATAAACAACAATATGAATCTAAAGCAGAGATTGCACGTGAGAAACTACTTGAAAGTACATCAAAACAATTGGAGAAGAAACAAAAAGAAGATATACTAATGAGTTCTttacaagaacaacaacaacagaaaTTAAAAGGTAAACTATTaccaaatcaacaaaataGAGTTAGAAAGATACCCCAATCAGCATTGGATCAGAAAATTAATCataaaacaatttcaaatcttTCAGAGATTTCAGATGGTGATTCATTATATGCTTATTTTTTACGTGTTATCGATCAAGAAGGTTTCGTTGATTGTTTATCTGATGAACAAAAAAGTTTACTCTTTAGTAATCGTGATAAACAATATCAAtcacttcaacaacaaatactaGATCaagttgatgatgaaatgaATTCTaatccaaattttaaaactagaaatgttaaaccaattttatcaattaaaataagagatttattaattaaaaatgatattgatcaattaaataataataatcctaataatattaataataataataataataataataatcctaataatgattataataatatattagatgatgattttaataataattgtaataatgaaaccattttatcaattgaatcacCATCTTATGATTTAATGGATACATTAAAAGAATCAATGAAATTAACATTACATATGGTTAATCCAAAGAAAATGTTTTATTCACCTTTTAGACCAACAGGATTATCACCTTTACAAAGCTCACACAGATTTAATGTTGTGCCTATTATCGATAATAacattggtggtggtggtagtggtaattctcaaaaaaatttaaatacaaatgGATTACATAAAAAAGGTATTCAAAGATTagatcaatttttaattaatggtaatagtATTGGATCAGAATGTGATTTGGTTGTATTCATTTTATATGTAGGAGATATTAAAGTTGAAGaaactttaattaaagataGAAAAAGAATAGATTCCTCAAGGTTTATCTACTTTACTGATAGATCTGGTTTCATTGGtagaattaatattacaaaaacaacatGGACTACAGGTAtaacaaatgaaaatggtggtggtggtagtggtagttcTCTCataaatcaaaacaatcaaatttattttccatTTAAAACTGGTTTCACATTAAGCGATAGTCAATCAAACAATGACAATTTATCATCACATAATCTATTAAACCCTTTTAtggttaataataataataataatttaccaataattcacctatcaaatttaatattcaAGGGTGTGGACAGTAATCAAATACTGCTGTTCGATGGTAGTGAATTCTTTGAACACTCTGttaaaccaaaatcaaaaaatatagtcgatttatttgatgatttaaaacaatttattaaatcatcacCTGGTCTCCttaatttgttttgttttagagtgaattcaattttaaatcaattatctACTCCTtctcaaattaataatataaaatataatagcTATAGCACCAACtctaattctaataataaaattattgaaaagaATAGTTTAGTAAATAGCACTAGTAATcaagttaataaaaataataataataataataataataatattaataataataataataataatattattaatagtaataataatgaacctGATGAAATGCCTTCATCTCAGGATTTTAACTTCGATTTCGATCCAGTTTTTTTGGAAAACTCTgg aattttattttttattattttttag